In the Choloepus didactylus isolate mChoDid1 chromosome 5, mChoDid1.pri, whole genome shotgun sequence genome, one interval contains:
- the LOC119534987 gene encoding protein O-glucosyltransferase 2-like produces MFSILLLYCFFLETITAASAEIGGEKRLSPEKSEVWGPGLKADVVLPARYFYIQAVDTSGNKFTSSPGEKVFQVKISAPDEQFTRVGVQVLDRKDGSFIVRYRMYASYKNLKVEVTFQRQHVARSPYILKRPVYHENCDCPLEDSAAWLREMNCPGTITQIQKDLAHFPTINPEKIAVEIPERFGQRQSLCHYTLKDNKIYIKTHGEHVGFRIFMDAILLSLTRKVKMPDVEFFVNLGDWPLEKKKSNSNIHPIFSWCGSTDSKDIVMPTYDLTDSVLETMGRVSLDMMSVQANTGPPWENKNSTAVWRGRDSRKERLELVKLSRKHPELIDAAFTNFFFFKHDESLYGPIVKHISFFDFFKHKYQINIDGTVAAYRLPYLLVGDSVVLKQDSIYYEHFYNELQPWKHYIPVKSNLSDLLEKLKWAKDHDEEAKNIAKAGQEFARNNLMGDDIFCYYFKLFQEYANLQVTEPKIREGMKRVEPQTEDDLFPCTCHRKKTRDEL; encoded by the coding sequence ATGTTTAGCATTTTGCTGCTTTACTGCTTCTTTCTAGAAACAATTACTGCTGCATCTGCCGAGATCGGCGGAGAGAAGCGACTGAGCCCGGAGAAGAGCGAAGTATGGGGACCTGGATTAAAAGCAGATGTGGTTCTTCCCGCCCGCTATTTCTATATTCAGGCGGTGGATACATCAGGGAATAAATTCACATCTTCTCCAGGAGAAAAGGTGTTCCAGGTTAAAATCTCAGCACCAGATGAGCAATTCACTAGAGTTGGAGTCCAGGTTTTAGATCGAAAGGATGGATCCTTCATAGTAAGATACAGAATGTATGCAAGCTACAAAAATCTGAAGGTAGAAGTTACATTCCAACGTCAACATGTGGCCAGATctccatatattttaaaaaggccGGTTTACCATGAGAATTGTGACTGCCCTTTGGAAGATAGTGCAGCCTGGCTACGAGAAATGAACTGCCCGGGAACCATTACTCAGATTCAGAAAGATCTGGCACATTTCCCTACCATCAATCCAGAAAAGATTGCAGTAGAAATCCCAGAAAGATTTGGACAAAGACAAAGTTTGTGTCACTACACCTTGAAGGATAACAAGATTTATATCAAGACTCATGGTGAACATGTAGGTTTTAGAATTTTTATGGATGCTATACTACTCTCTTTGACTAGAAAGGTAAAGATGCCAGATGTTGAGTTTTTTGTTAATTTGGGAGACTGgcctttggaaaaaaagaaatccaattCAAACATCCATCCAATCTTTTCCTGGTGTGGCTCCACAGATTCCAAAGATATCGTGATGCCTACTTACGACTTGACTGACTCAGTTCTAGAAACAATGGGCCGAGTAAGTCTGGATATGATGTCTGTGCAAGCTAACACAGGACCTCCTTGGGAAAACAAAAACTCCACAGCTGTATGGAGAGGGCGAGACAGCCGCAAAGAGAGACTCGAGCTGGTTAAACTCAGTAGAAAACACCCAGAACTCATAGACGCTGCTTTCaccaactttttcttctttaaacatgaTGAAAGTCTGTATGGTCCCATTGTGAAACACATTTCATTTTTTGATTTCTTCAAGCATAAGTATCAAATAAATATCGATGGCACTGTAGCAGCATATCGCCTGCCATATCTACTAGTCGGCGACAGTGTTGTGCTGAAGCAGGACTCCATCTACTATGAACACTTTTACAATGAGCTGCAACCCTGGAAACACTATATTCCCGTTAAAAGTAACCTCAGTGATCTCCTAGAAAAacttaaatgggcaaaagatcatGATGAGGAGGCAAAAAATATAGCCAAAGCAGGACAAGAATTTGCAAGAAATAATCTCATGGGTGATGacatattttgttattatttcaaacttttccaGGAATACGCCAATTTACAAGTGACTGAGCCGAAAATCCGAGAGGGTATGAAGAGGGTAGAACCACAGACAGAGGATGACCTCTTTCCTTGCACTTGCCATAGAAAAAAGACCAGAGATGAACTCTGA